CCCAGCACGAAGATCACCGGCACCAGGGAGAAGTCCCGCCAGCGGGCCGGATCGATCCGGGGCCGGCTGCGCGGCGGGCCGTCCACCGCGTCGGTGGCCGACGGCGTTGCGGTCTCGGTCATGGCGCGGTTCCTTCCGTTCCTTGCGTCGTACGGAGGTCCGGTGCGGGTGCCCGGCCGGCGCCGGCCGCGCCGGGCCGGGCGTCCTCGGCGGCGCCCGTGCTGCCCGGCGGGGCGTCCTCGGCGCCGGCCGCCATGCCCTCCATCGCGGCGACCAGTTCGTGGTCGCGCCAGCCGGCGGCGAATTCGGCGGTCACCCGGCCGTGGAAGACCGCCAGCACCCGGTCACAGATCCGCAGATCGTCCAGCTCGTCGGAGACGATCACGGCGCCGCTGCCGCCGTCCGCGACCGCCCGTACGACGCCCAGCAGCGCGTCCTTCGACTTCACGTCGACGCCGTTGGTGGGCCGGACGGCGACCAGCACGGCGGGCTCGCGGGCCAGCGCGCGGGCGATCACGACCTTCTGCTGGTTGCCGCCGGAGAGCCCGGACACCGGCTGGCCCGGCCCGGTCGTCCTGATGTCCAGTGACGCGATCATCCGCCGGGCGAAGGCGCGGGTCCGGGAGGGCAGTACGGTGCCCAGCGGCCCGAGCTGGTCGGCGACGGTGAGGGTGGCGTTCTCGGCGACGCTGCGGCCCGGGACGAGCCCCTCGCGGTGCCGGTCCTCGGGGACGTAGCCGATGCCCGCGGCGAGGGCGTGCGGCACGCTGCCGGTACGGACCGGCCGCCCGCGTACCGCGATCCGGCCGCCGTCCGGGGCCCGCAGCCCCGCCAGCGTCTCGCCGATCACGGTGTTCCCGCTGGCCGTGGCGCCCGCGAGCCCCACCACCTCACCGGCCCGTACGGTCAGGTCGAGCGGTGCGAAGTGCCCTTCGGCGGACAGCCCCCGGGTCCGCAGCACCGGCTCGCCCGCCGGGCGCGCCCCCGGCCGCGGCTGCCGCGCGGGCGCCGCCTGCTCGCCGGTCATCGCCGCCACCAGCGCGTCCTTGGCCAGCCCGGGGACGGGCGCGGTCAGTACATGCCGGGCGTCACGGAAGACGGTGACGGTGTCGCACAGTTCGTGGACCTCCTGGAGGTGGTGCGAGATGAACAGGAAGGCCACGCCCTGGGCGCGCAGTGCACGCAGTTTGCCGAAAAGCCGGTCGATCCCGCCGGCGTCCAGCCGGGCGGTGGGCTCGTCGAGGATGATCAGCCGGGCGCCGAAGGACAGCGCGCGGGCGATCTCCACGAACTGCCGCTGCTCGACGCCGAGTTCCTTGATCCGGGCGGCCGGGTCGACCTCGACGCCGTATCCGGCGAGCAGCTCGCGGGCCCGCTCACGCAGCGCCCGCCAGCGGATGGTGCGCTCGCCCTGGAAACGGTTCAGATAGAGGTTCTCCGCGACGGTCAGCTCCGGCACGGTCATCGACTTCTGGTACACGCAGGCGACCTTGCGCTGCCAGGCCACGGTGTCACCCCAGCCGGGCGCGGGCTCGCCGCCGAAGGTGACCCGGCCGGCATCCGGGCGTGCCATGCCGGTCAGCACGGACACCAGGGTGGACTTGCCGGCCCCGTTGCGGCCCACCAGGGCGTGCGCCTCCCCGGGCCGTACGGTCAGCCGGGCGCCGTCGAGGGCGACGGTGGGACCGTAGCGTTTGACGATTCCCTCGGCGTGCACCGCCGCCGTGCGGTCGTCCGTCTCCACCGTTACTTCTTCTTCTCGAGCTGGTTGGCCCACAGTTTCCTGTCGTCGACGGTGTCCTTGGTGACCAGGGGCGCGGGCAGCTGGTCCTCCAGACCGTTCTTGATCTTCACGATGGTGGAGCCGTGGTCGGTGGGCCCCGGCTTGAAGGTCTTCCCCTCCAGGCCGGCCCTGGCGTAGTACAGGGCGTACTTGGCGTAGAGGTCGGCGGGCTGGGAGAGGGTGGCGTCGATCTTTCCGGCGCGGATCGCGTCCAGTTCGTCCGAGATGCCGTCGTTGGAGATGATGGTGATGTGCCCGTCGGAGCCGGCCGGCTTCAGGCGCTTCTTCTGTTCCAGGAGGGCGAGCGTCGGCTGGAGGAAGGCGCCGCCGGCCTGCATATAGATGCCGTCGAGGTCCGGGTGCTGGGCGAGCAGGCTCTGGAGCTTGCCGGAGGCGACCTCGCCCTTCCAGTCGGTGGCCAGCTCATGCACGGTGATCTTCGGGAACTTCTTCTTCATGCACGCCGCGAACGCCTCGGAGCGGTCCCGGCCGTTGATCGAGCTGAGGTCGCCCTGGAGTTCGGCGACCCGGCCCCTGCCGCCCAGTTTTCTGCCGAGGTAGTCGCAGGACTTCTCGCCGTAGGCGCGGTTGTCGGCGCGTACGACCATGTAGACCTTGCCCTCGTCGGGGCGGGTGTCGACGCTCACCACCGGGATCTTCTTCTGCTCCAGGCGCTGTAGTGCGGCGGCGATGGCGCCGGTGTCCTGCGGTGCCACCACGATCGCCTTGGCACCCTGGTCGGTCAGCGCCTGCACATTGGAGACGACCTTGGCGATGTCGTTCTGCGAGTTGGACAGCGGCAGCGCGGCCGGTCCGCCGTGGTCCAGGTCCTTTTCGAGGTACTGCTGGTAGGAGTTCCAGAAGTCGGTGTCCGTACGGGGCATGTCGATGCCGATCTTGCCGCCCGCGGCGCTGCTGCCGCGGTTGCAGCCGGCCAGCGCGGCGGTGGCGAGCACCGCGGCGCAGGCCGCCGCGCCGGTCGTACGCAGTCTCATGGGTGGTCCCTCGGTCGTGGTGTGCGGCTGGGATGCGGGGCGCTGTACGGGTCGTGGCCGGTCAGGTGGCGGGCCGCAGCCGCAGCCCGTGCATTCCCCCGTCCACGGCGAGCGCCGTCCCCGTGATGCCGGAGGCGGCCGGGGACGCCAACGAGGCGATGGCGGCGGCCACTTCGTCGGCGGTGACCATCCGGCCCATCGGCTGGCGGGCGTGGAGGGCGGCGCGTTCGGCGGCCGGGTCGTCGGCCCGGTCCAGCAGCCGGCCGACCCACGGGGTGTCGGCGGTGCCCGGATTGACGCAGTTGACGCGGATGCCCTCACGGAGGTGGTCGGCGGCCATCGCGAGGGTCAGCGAGAGGACCGCGCCCTTGCTGGCGCTGTAGAGCGCGCGCTGCGGCAGACCGGCGGTGGCGGCGATGGAGCAGGTGTGGGTGAGGGAGACCCGGCCCGGGGCGTCGGCGGCGGCACGGCGCAGCGCCGGGAGCGCGGCGCGGGCGGTGCGCACCAGGCCCAGCACGTTCACGTCCAGGACCCGGCTCCACTCCCCGTCGTCGTTGTCCTCGACGGTGCCGACGGCGCCGATGCCGGCATTGCCGACGAGGGTGTGCAGGGCGCCGCCCAGCTCCCCCAGCGCTTCGGCGACGGCGGCGCGTACCGCGGCGTCGGAGGTGACATCGCCCTTGACCTGGATGGTCCCGGCGGGCGCGCCGGAGGGGTCACGGTCGAGGACGGCGACCTTGGCGCCGCGCGCCAGCAGCAGGGCGGCAGTGGCCGCTCCGATGCCGGAGCCGCCGCCGGTGACGAGTGCGGTCATCCCCTCGAAGTCGGCCGGCGGCCGGCCGTGGTGCGGTCCGGAACTCATGCGGGGACCTCCTGTTCGCCGTGCCGGCTCTGCGGGGGCTGACGGGCACGCCACACGGGCCCGTCGGGGAAACGGTGGGCGGCGACCGACGCGGGCTTCATCCGGGCCGAGAAGCCGGGCGCGGTCGGGGCGCGGTAGCGGCCGCGCTCGACGACGACGGGATCGCTGAAGTGGTCGTGCAGATGGTCGACGTACTCGATCACCCGGTCCTCCCAACTGCCGGACACCGCGACGTAGTCGAACATCGCCAGATGCTGCACCAGCTCGCACAGCCCGACCCCGCCCGCGTGCGGGCACACCGGTACGCCGTACTTCGCGGCCAGCAGGAGGATCGCGAGGTTCTCGTTGACCCCGGCCACCCGCGCCGCGTCGATCTGGACGAAGTCCACGGCGCCGGCCTGGAGCAGCTGTTTGAAGACCACCCGGTTGGCGACGTGCTCGCCGGTGGCGACCTTCACGGGCTGGCCCGAGCGCACCGCGGCATGCCCCAGGACGTCGTCCGGGCTGGTCGGTTCCTCGATCCAGTGCGGGGCGTACGGCGCGAGTTCGGTCATCCAGCGGACCGCCTCGGCCACGTCCCAGCGCTGGTTGGCGTCGACGGCGATCCGTACGCCGGGGCCGACCGCGTCCCTCGCCAGCCGCATCCGCCGTCTGTCGTCGTCGAGGTCGGCCCCCACCTTCAGCTTGATCTGCCCGAAGCCGTCGGCCACCGCCTCTTTCGCCAGCCGCACCAGTTTGCTGTCGTCGTAGCCGAGCCAGCCGGGCGAGGTGGTGTAGGCGGGGTAGCCCTCGGCCTTGAGGCGGGCGGCGCGCTCGGCCCGGCCCGGGGCGGCGGCGCGCAGGATGGCCAGCGCCTCGTGGGGGGTCAGGGCGTCCGAGAGGTAGCGGAAGTCGACGAGGGAGACCAGTTCCTCGGGCGTCAGCGCGGCGAGGAACTCCCAGACCGGCAGGCCGGCCCGGGCGGCGGCCAGGTCCCAGGCGGCGTTGATCACGGCGCCGGCCGCCATCTGCATCACGCCCTTTTCGGGGCCGAGCCAGCGCAGCTGGGAGTCGTGGGTGAGGTCGTGGTGCAGTGCGGCGAGCGCGGCGGCGGTGACGGGCACGGGGCGGCCGACGACGTACGGCGCGAGGGACCGGATCGCGGCGGCCATGACATCGTTGCCGCGTCCTATCGTGAAGCAGAGGCCGTGTCCCGGAGGTCCGCCGGCGGAGTGCAGCACGACGTAGGCGGCGGAGTAGTCGGGGTCCGGGTTCATGGCGTCCGAGCCGTCGAGCTGCTCCGAGGTGGGGAAGCGGACGTCGTGGACCTCGAGCCCGGTGACGGTGTCGGTCACAGCCATGCGCATGCCCCCTGGGATGTTGCGGAAGAACATCGGACCTTTCCGGGTCATCCGATGTATAGACCCGCCGCCAAGGCAGCGTCCAGACCCCGTACGGAAGTTGACCGAACAGCCCCCGCAACAGATCGGATGAATCGCGACCCCTTCACGCAAAGGGGCTGCGGACCGGCACCACGGACGCCGTAGTCTGGGGAACGCACGTAATGGAACTGCTGCCGGCAGCCGCCCCAGGCGGCCGGACCGGTCGGAAGGAGGCGCTGGGTGATCGAGCTCGAGGGGGTGCCCGAGCTGATCGACCCGGTCATGGTGGCCGCGTTCGAAGGCTGGAACGACGCCGGCGACGCCGCCTCCGCCGCGGTCGCACATCTGGACCGGGAATGGAAGGGCGAGGTCTTCGCCGCGCTGGACGCGGAGGACTACTACGACTTCCAGGTGAACCGTCCCACCGTCTTCCTGGACGGCGGCGTACGCAAGATCACCTGGCCGACGACCCGGCTCTCCGTCGTCCGCGTCGGCGACCCGAACGGCAAGGGGCGGACCCGCGATCTCGTCCTGGTCCGCGGTATCGAGCCCAGCATGCGCTGGCGCTCGTTCTGCAACGAAATCCTGGGCTTCGCCCATGAGTTGGGCGTGGAGATGCTGGTGGTGCTGGGCTCGCTGCTCGGCGACACCCCGCACACCCGCCCGGTCCCGGTCAGCGGGGTGACATCCGACGCGGATCTCGCCCGCCGGCTGGATCTGGAGGAGTCCCGCTACGAAGGCCCGACGGGCATCGTCGGCATCCTCCAGGAAGCCTGCACCCACGCGGGCGTCCCCGCGGTGAGCCTGTGGGCGGCGGTGCCGCACTACGTGTCCCAGCCGCCCAACCCGAAGGCCAGCCTCGCCCTGCTCAACCGCCTGGAGGACCTCCTCGACGTCCGTATCCCGCTCGGTGAGCTGAGCGAGGACGCGCGCGCCTGGCAGCTGGGCGTGGACCAGCTGGCGGCCGAGGACAGCGAGGTCGCCGAGTACGTCCAGTCGCTGGAGGAGGCGCGGGACACCGCGGACCTCCCGGAGGCGTCCGGCGAGGCCATCGCCCGCGAGTTCGAGCGCTATCTGCGCCGCCGTGACCCCCAGGCCGGTCCCGGCGTGGCGACCGAAGGCGGGCTCACGGAAGGACGCGACAGCTCCTACCTCCGCGACTCCCCCAGCGGCCGCACCCGCCCGCCCCGCCCGGTGTCCAAGGAGCCGCGCGAGCCGAAGCCCGGCGACGAGACGGGTACGGGACCGAAGGACGCGGGCAAGGGCTCCGCGGACGCTGCCGACCCCTCAGGTGGCCCGGACTCCGCCGGCTCCGCCGATTCCCCGAAGCCGGAGGACGACCCGGAGGACACCGGCAGCTGAGGGCGCGGAGCGCACCACAGCGCACCAGCACACCATGGGCGCCGGACCGGCCATCGAGCCGGTCCGGCGCCCGTGCGTCACACCGCCCGCCCGGTGCGGGCCCCGGTCATCCCGAGCAGTGGAAGCGCGCCCCCGCCCAGTCGCCGTGATCGCCGGACTTCTTGCCGTCCGTATCGGTCACCTTGAGCCGGACGTGCCGGGCCCCGCCGAGCGGCACCTCCACCGCCACCGGCGCCGACTTCCCGGTCAGCTTCGGTGAGGCCCACAGCACCTTGCCGTCCGCCTCCACGGAGAAGGCGGCCTCCCCGTAGTCGGCGATCTCGTCGTCGATCCCGGCGTCCGCGGTGAAGGACGTACAGCGCCCGCCGGTGAAGAACTCCAGGTCCGAGTCGGCGTGTGTCCCGATGCCCTTGTCGTACGTCTTCCCGGCGAGGGTGAGCCGATGGCCGTCCGACGCCCCCGACTCCCCGTTGCTGCGGTCGCGTTCGGCCGGCCCGTACCCATTGGCTTCGCTCAGCCACTCCAGATCACTCGCCCAGGTGTCCTCGGCCGGCGCCGGCGGTACGGGCCGCACCTCGAAGCGGTGCACCGCCGTCCGCGGCGCACCGGCCGAGCGGTAGCGGACGGTCGCGGTGACCGTGACCGGGTCGGCGCTCCTGGCATCCTTGGGCGCGGTGAGCGTCAGCGCGTCGCGCCGGGTGGTGCCGGCGGCGATCCGTGCATGGCGCACCGGCGCCGAGACCGTCCAGCCCTCCGGCGCGGACAGCGACACCGACACCCCGTGTGCCGTACGGGTTCCCGCGGTGACGGCCGTCCGTACGGTCGTCACCGCGCCCTTGGTCACCTCCTGGCCGCCCGGTGAGGTGACCGTGACCCCCGCGCCCGGAGTCCGGCCGCCGACCGCGCTCGCGCCCGTCAGTTTCAGCCCGAAGGCGCGGTCGGTGGGGCGGGAGGCGGTCTTGATCCGGACGACACCCGCGCGGTCGGCCGGGTCGTGGAACCAGCCCTCCCGCGCCGCCTCGAACGCGCCCGCGGACGGCAGCCGCTTCAACGCCCGGCCGTCCAGTGCGACGCCGCGCGGCGCGTCCCCGGTGTGCACGGTGAAGCGGTACGGCCGGGCGGTCTGCTTGCCCCGGAACGAGCCCCGGGAGGCGCCGACGTCGATCCGTACGTCGCCGCCCCCGGAGCGCGGCGCCGCCACCCGCACCCGCTGGGTGGCACTGTGGCCGTCCCGGTGCGCACGGGTCACCCCGTCGTCCTCGTAGAGCGTGAACGAGGAACGGCCCTGCGGATAGATGTCCCAGGCGAGCGGCGAGTGTGCCGTCCGGTCCTGGTACGACCTGATGCCCGGCCACATGGGCACGGCGGCACCGGCCTTGACGAACAGCGGCAGGGTGTCCAACGGGGCGCTGTAGCCGTCGACCGTGACCGGGCCCTGGTAGGTGCGCCCTGACCAGTAGTCGACCCAGGTGCCCTTCGGCAGATAGATGCCGTCGCGGGTGTCGCTGTCCTGGTAGACGGGCGCGACGAGGAAGTCCCGGCCGGTCAGGAACTCGTACTTGGCGGCGTCGGTGGCGGCCTTCGGGTCATCGGGGTATTCCAGCGACAACGGGCGCACCGGCCCCACGCCGGTCCGGGTCGCCTCCGCCGCGTAGGAGTACATGTACGGCAGCAGCGACTCCTTCAGCTTCAGATACTTCCGGCTGATGGAGGTGTAGGGCTCACCGCGGCGATAGGGCTGTTTGTCGCTGTCGGCCCAGCCGTCCATCGTCATCATCGCCGGGAGGAAGGACTTCCACTCCAGATCGCGGACGTAGGTCTTGGCGCTGCCGCCGAAGATGCCGTCCACATCGCCGGTCGTGTAGGCGAGGCCGGACAGCGTCGCGCCCGCGTAGGTCGGTATCTGCCAGCGGATGTAGTCCCAGGTGCCGCTCTGGTCACCGGACCACTGGACACCGCAGCGCTGGGCCCCCGACCAGCTCTCCGGGGCCCAGGTGAAGCCCCGCGCATCGCTGTTGTCCTCGATGCCCCGGTACGCGTCCTTGCAGCCGTCCAGCGCGAATTTGTAGCCGTCGCCGACCCAGGCGACATCCAGCTTGGCGATCCGCTGGCCGGCCTTGACCTGGTCGGCGAGTTTGCCGATACCGTCCTCGGTCCACAGGCCGAGCTTCATCTTCCGCTCGCCGAGGCCCTTCGAGGTCTCGGCGAGGTTCTCGTAGCCGCATCCGTAGCCGTCGTTGACCAGCATCCAGCCGTTGGGCAGGTCGTGCTGCACATACCCGTCGGCGGTCTTCAAGGAGTCCAGGGTGTGCCGCTCCCCCCGGTTCGCATTGTGCAGATAGCAGTCCGAATCGCCGATCTCCAGGCCGTACACCGGCGGCAGGAAGGGCTTTCCGGTCAGCGAGGTGTACTGGCCGATGACGTCCTTGGCACTCGGCCCGGCGAAGTAGTAGGCGTCAAAGCGCCGTTCCTTCGCGCGTGTCGTCACCGGCTGGCCGAAGGTGTAGGTGTTGGGCGCGTACGTGTTGCGGAAGACCCCGTACCCCGCGGAGGAGAGGTAGAACGGCACGGAGTTGGGGTGTCCGCCGTCGTCCCAGTGGTAGTCGACGCCGACCTCGACGGTGTGGCCGCGGTGTGAGGTGTTGCCGCGCCCGTTCTGCATGCCGGCGCCGTAGAACTGCTCGTCGGCGCCGCGCGCAAGGGCCTGGGTGGTGGTCTTGTCGTCCCAGCTCAGCCCCTTCGCCTCGGACCACACCAGCGAGCCGTCGGCCCGTCGCAGCTCGAAGCGCAGCGGCGCCTTGAAGGCCTTCAGGGTGACCTGGGAGGTGCTGAGTTCGTAGGCGTCCCCGGCGTCCCGCCAGTGGGTGGCGGGCGGCGCGCCCTGGGGCAGCACGATGTCCTTGCCGGTGGGGTCGGAGAACGCGCCGTCCGGGGCGAGTTCGACGCGGAAGGTGCGGTCCGTCACGAAGCTGACGCGGGCCTCGGCGCGGCCGGCGTGCAGATGGTAGACGGGCCCGTCCGCCGCGAAGCCGGTGATGTCGCCGACGGTCTGTGCGGGTGCGGGGCCGTCGGCCCGTACGCTGCCCACCGGCCCCGCGACGGCCGCCGCGAGCCCCAGCAGCGCGGCAACGACCGCCGCCCGCAGTCCTGTTGGTTTCCTCATGCCCGCAGCTCTAGCGCGCCGCCGGGCGCGGCGACCATGGATTCTCGGGTCCCGTTGCTGGACTTCTGGCCGGCGGGGCGGGGGTGGGTTCGGGGCGGGGCAGTAAAAGCGGGGCAGTGAAAGGGGCGCCCCCGCCACTCGGCGGAAGCGCCCCGAAGGACGGAAGGCGTCGGTCAGCGGGCTGCCGTCACAGGGCCACGCCGAGGAGCGCGTCGACCGCGCGGGAGACGAGGCCGGGGGCGCCCTCGTCGGTGCCGCCGTCGGACGCCTGCGCGGCGGCCCAGCGGTCCACGGCCGCGAGGGCGGCCGGGGAGTCCAGGTCGTCGGCGAGCGCCGTACGGATCTCCTCCAGGAGCGCGTCGGCGGACGGGCCGTCGGGACGGGAGACCGCGGCACGCCAGCGCGCCAGCCGCTCCTCGGCCTCCGTCAGCACCGAGTCGGTCCACTCCCAGTTGGCGCGGTAGTGGTGCGCGAGCAGCGCCAGACGGATCGCCGCCGGGTCGGTCCCGTCGCGCCGCACCGTGGAGACGAAGACGAGATTGCCCTTGGACTTGGACATCTTCTCGCCGTTCAGGGCCACCATCCCGGCGTGCACATACGCCTTGGCGAACGGGTACTCGCCGGTGAGCGCCTGGGCGTGCGAGGCGCCCATCTCGTGGTGCGGGAAGGCGAGGTCGGAGCCGCCGCCCTGGACGTCGAAGCCCATGCCGAGGTGGTCCAGGGCGATGGCGACACACTCGATGTGCCAGCCGGGCCGGCCGCGGCCCAGCGAGGCGCCGTCCCAGCTCGGCTCGCCGTCACGGGCGGCCATCCACAGCATCGGGTCGAGCGGGTTCTTCTTGCCCTCGCGCTCCGGGTCGCCGCCGCGCTCGGCGGACAACAGCCGCATCGCCGCGGCGTCCAGGCCGGACACCTCGCCGAAGTGCGCGTCGGACTCGACGGAGAAGTAGGTGTCACCGTCCAACTCGTAGGCGGCGCCGGCCTCGCGCAGCCGCTCCACCAGCGGGACGATGCCGGGTATCGACTCGACGGCGCCTATGTAGTGGCGGGGCGGCAGCATCCGCAGGGCCGTCATGTCCTCGCGGAAGAGAGCGGTCTCCCGCTCGGCGAGCGCCGTCCAGTCGTCGCCGGTGGCCACGGCCCGCTCCAGCAGCGGATCGTCGACATCGGTGACGTTCTGCACGTAGTGAACCTGGCGCTTCGTGTCGAGCCACACGCGCTGAACGAGGTCGAACGCGTTGTAGGTCGCCGCGTGCCCCATGTGGGTGGCGTCGTACGGCGTGATGCCGCAGACGTAGATACGGGCGACGGGACCGGGGTCGAGGGTTACCCGTCCGCCGGTCGCGGTGTCGTGGATCCTCAGGTCGCGGCCCTGGCCAGGCAGGGCGGGGACCTCAGAAGCGGGCCATGCATGCATGACCTGAGCCTAACCGGACGGATGTTCCGCATACGAACCGGATCAGAGGTCTGGCCGGAAAGGCGGTCTTGTGCGCGGCGGCCGAACATGCAAGGGAAGTCCGGCGATGCCACCCGGCGCCCCGCCCGGAGGTCACACGGGCGGCCAGGGAATGGCGGGCCATTCGCCGCTCGGCTCCGGGTGCCGGCCGCTGCTCAGCAGTGCGGCCACCCGCGCCCGCAGCGCGTCGATCTCGTCATCCGTGATCAGTTCGGCCAGTCGGGCGGCGAGCGGCGTGGCGTCCGCCAGTTCCCGCTCCAGGCCGCGCAGGGCCTCCAGTGCCTCGTCGGTCAGCGGCTCCCCCGCCCACCCCCACAGGAGCGTGCGCAGCTTGTCCTCGGCGTTGAACGTCACGCCGTGATCGATCGCGAAGAACTGTCCGCCGGCGCCCGGCAGCAGATGGCCGCCCTTGCGGTCCCCGTTGTTGATCACGGCGTCGAGCACCGCGAGCCGCCGCAGCCGTGGATGGTCGGCATGCACCAACAGCGCCGTACGGCCCTCACCGATCTGCGCGAGGCCGACCGCCTTCCAGCCGGGCCCCGGCTCCTCGTCCTCCACCAGCGCCAGCAACTCGGGCACCTCGTCGCTGTTCTCCGGCGGATCGATCCACTCCTGGACCATGCCGGTGCCGTACGGGCCCTCGCGCAGCACCGTCGGGGGGATCAGATCCCAGCCGCAGGCGCGGGAGACCTCGTACGCGGCGACCTCGCGCTGGGCGAGCGTGCCGTCGGGGAAGTCCCACAGCGGGCGCTCGCCCGCGACCGGCTTGTAGACGCAGGCGGCGGTGTGGCCGTCGTGGGCGACCGTGCAGTAGAGCACGGCGTTGGACGCCTCCTGGATGCGGCCGCGTACGGTCAGCTCACCGTCGGCGAGCACGGCGTCCGGCAGGCCTGCGGCGGTCTCCGGTGCGGTCGGCGGCTCCTGCGCCTCGGCGGGACCGGGCAGCGGCGCGGCCGGCTCGACTGCGGGCTCCATGGCGCTCAGGCGTCCCGTCGGTATCCGTTCTGGCGCGGGCATACGTGTCCCTCCGGGTCGAGCGGCAGGCTGCACAGCGGGCACGGCGGGCGGCCGGCGTTCACGACTTCCAGCGCCCGCTTGGCGAACGCCCTGGCCATGGTTCCGGTGAGGCGCACCCGGAGCATCGGCGGGCCGTTCTCGTCGTCCTGGAGCAGCCGCTCCTCGGCGTCGGCGAGGTCCTCGTCGGTGTCCGCGTCCAGCTCGACCAGGGCCTGGGCCTCGACGATCATCCGCTCGTCCTCGCCGTCCCAGGCGAGCGCCATCGTGCCGACCCGGAACTCTTCCTCGACGGGCGATTCCAGCGGGGCGGTGTCGGTCAGCTCGGTGGGCGAGACGGCGGGCACCGGGGCGTTGCCGCCGCTGCGCCGCACGACCTCGTCCAGCAGCTCGTCGATCCGCTCGGCGAGGGCTGCGACCTGGGTCTTCTCCAGGGCGACGCTGGTGGTGCGGCCGGAGGCGGTGGCCTGGAGGTAGAAGCTACGGCGGCCAGGCAGCCCGACCGTACCGGCCACGAAGCGGTCCGGCGCGTCGTAGAAGAACACCTGACGGGACAACGTCCTGCTCCGATTGCTCGACTGCGGGGTCACTGCGGTCGCTGCACGTCCTGCGGTCACTGCGCGGATCGCAGGTGCGTGGCGGGCAGCGCCGTCGCACCACCCTACTGCGCCGACTGATCACGCTGCTCCCGCACCACCGCCGACTGCCGCGTCCCGCTCGGCCGCCGGGCTGCCGCCGTCCTCCCGGGGCGCGAGCGATCCGAAATCACCGGTGTCCCCGAGCCGTACGAGGTAGGGACGCAGCCGGGTGTAGCGGATCGCGGTGACCGAGCAGGGCTCGACGGAGATCCGCTGGAAGAGGTCGAGGTGCATGCCCAGCGCGTCGGCGACCAGGGATTTGATGATGTCGCCGTGCGAGCACATGACGTAGGCCGCCTCGGGGCCGTGCGCCTCCTCGATACGGGCGTTCCAGTCTCGCACCGCGTCCACCGCGCGGGCCTGCATCGCGCGCATCGACTCGCCGCCGGGGAAGGCGGCAGCGGACGGGTGCTGCTGGACGACCTCCATCAGCGGC
This Streptomyces decoyicus DNA region includes the following protein-coding sequences:
- a CDS encoding DUF3090 domain-containing protein, producing MSRQVFFYDAPDRFVAGTVGLPGRRSFYLQATASGRTTSVALEKTQVAALAERIDELLDEVVRRSGGNAPVPAVSPTELTDTAPLESPVEEEFRVGTMALAWDGEDERMIVEAQALVELDADTDEDLADAEERLLQDDENGPPMLRVRLTGTMARAFAKRALEVVNAGRPPCPLCSLPLDPEGHVCPRQNGYRRDA
- a CDS encoding NPCBM/NEW2 domain-containing protein, whose product is MRKPTGLRAAVVAALLGLAAAVAGPVGSVRADGPAPAQTVGDITGFAADGPVYHLHAGRAEARVSFVTDRTFRVELAPDGAFSDPTGKDIVLPQGAPPATHWRDAGDAYELSTSQVTLKAFKAPLRFELRRADGSLVWSEAKGLSWDDKTTTQALARGADEQFYGAGMQNGRGNTSHRGHTVEVGVDYHWDDGGHPNSVPFYLSSAGYGVFRNTYAPNTYTFGQPVTTRAKERRFDAYYFAGPSAKDVIGQYTSLTGKPFLPPVYGLEIGDSDCYLHNANRGERHTLDSLKTADGYVQHDLPNGWMLVNDGYGCGYENLAETSKGLGERKMKLGLWTEDGIGKLADQVKAGQRIAKLDVAWVGDGYKFALDGCKDAYRGIEDNSDARGFTWAPESWSGAQRCGVQWSGDQSGTWDYIRWQIPTYAGATLSGLAYTTGDVDGIFGGSAKTYVRDLEWKSFLPAMMTMDGWADSDKQPYRRGEPYTSISRKYLKLKESLLPYMYSYAAEATRTGVGPVRPLSLEYPDDPKAATDAAKYEFLTGRDFLVAPVYQDSDTRDGIYLPKGTWVDYWSGRTYQGPVTVDGYSAPLDTLPLFVKAGAAVPMWPGIRSYQDRTAHSPLAWDIYPQGRSSFTLYEDDGVTRAHRDGHSATQRVRVAAPRSGGGDVRIDVGASRGSFRGKQTARPYRFTVHTGDAPRGVALDGRALKRLPSAGAFEAAREGWFHDPADRAGVVRIKTASRPTDRAFGLKLTGASAVGGRTPGAGVTVTSPGGQEVTKGAVTTVRTAVTAGTRTAHGVSVSLSAPEGWTVSAPVRHARIAAGTTRRDALTLTAPKDARSADPVTVTATVRYRSAGAPRTAVHRFEVRPVPPAPAEDTWASDLEWLSEANGYGPAERDRSNGESGASDGHRLTLAGKTYDKGIGTHADSDLEFFTGGRCTSFTADAGIDDEIADYGEAAFSVEADGKVLWASPKLTGKSAPVAVEVPLGGARHVRLKVTDTDGKKSGDHGDWAGARFHCSG
- a CDS encoding histidine phosphatase family protein, whose protein sequence is MPTLILLRHGRSTANTAGVLAGRAPGVALDERGAAQSAALPARLSQVPLTAVVSSPLQRCRETVAPLLDARPWLSLHIEDRISECDYGDWSGRKLAELGDEPLMEVVQQHPSAAAFPGGESMRAMQARAVDAVRDWNARIEEAHGPEAAYVMCSHGDIIKSLVADALGMHLDLFQRISVEPCSVTAIRYTRLRPYLVRLGDTGDFGSLAPREDGGSPAAERDAAVGGGAGAA
- the mshC gene encoding cysteine--1-D-myo-inosityl 2-amino-2-deoxy-alpha-D-glucopyranoside ligase, whose product is MHAWPASEVPALPGQGRDLRIHDTATGGRVTLDPGPVARIYVCGITPYDATHMGHAATYNAFDLVQRVWLDTKRQVHYVQNVTDVDDPLLERAVATGDDWTALAERETALFREDMTALRMLPPRHYIGAVESIPGIVPLVERLREAGAAYELDGDTYFSVESDAHFGEVSGLDAAAMRLLSAERGGDPEREGKKNPLDPMLWMAARDGEPSWDGASLGRGRPGWHIECVAIALDHLGMGFDVQGGGSDLAFPHHEMGASHAQALTGEYPFAKAYVHAGMVALNGEKMSKSKGNLVFVSTVRRDGTDPAAIRLALLAHHYRANWEWTDSVLTEAEERLARWRAAVSRPDGPSADALLEEIRTALADDLDSPAALAAVDRWAAAQASDGGTDEGAPGLVSRAVDALLGVAL
- a CDS encoding SCO1664 family protein, whose protein sequence is MEPAVEPAAPLPGPAEAQEPPTAPETAAGLPDAVLADGELTVRGRIQEASNAVLYCTVAHDGHTAACVYKPVAGERPLWDFPDGTLAQREVAAYEVSRACGWDLIPPTVLREGPYGTGMVQEWIDPPENSDEVPELLALVEDEEPGPGWKAVGLAQIGEGRTALLVHADHPRLRRLAVLDAVINNGDRKGGHLLPGAGGQFFAIDHGVTFNAEDKLRTLLWGWAGEPLTDEALEALRGLERELADATPLAARLAELITDDEIDALRARVAALLSSGRHPEPSGEWPAIPWPPV